From a single Fusobacterium ulcerans ATCC 49185 genomic region:
- a CDS encoding MipA/OmpV family protein, producing the protein MKKMIILLSTFILCSSLSLAQSDLQVKALVHDKNKFQIGGVVGVTNHFFKGDSLTYPIPVFDVRYDDFYIAGITMGYDMYSEDDFTLSLFVNPFDGFPIKGSKLDHGYRSIDDRKPQVALGMLLSYNLNFYDMTAVVAFSGGERGLKGGARLIKPYRVTDNFVLIPSFGASIYSSNYVDYYFGIDSNEVKDKITDTYSPDTAYSLGLSLAAEYYLNDKITLLAFLSADRFSSDIGDSPIVDSNKLIMVGAGVKYSF; encoded by the coding sequence ATGAAGAAAATGATTATATTACTGTCGACTTTTATTTTATGTTCATCTCTAAGCTTAGCTCAAAGTGATCTTCAAGTTAAAGCTTTAGTACATGATAAAAATAAATTTCAAATTGGTGGTGTTGTAGGTGTTACCAACCACTTTTTTAAAGGAGATTCTCTCACTTATCCCATTCCTGTTTTTGATGTCAGATATGATGATTTTTATATAGCTGGAATAACTATGGGATATGATATGTATAGTGAAGATGATTTTACTCTGTCATTATTTGTAAATCCTTTTGATGGTTTTCCTATAAAAGGAAGTAAATTGGATCATGGATATAGATCTATTGATGACAGAAAGCCACAAGTAGCACTTGGAATGTTGTTATCATATAATCTAAATTTTTATGATATGACTGCTGTAGTTGCATTTTCTGGTGGTGAAAGAGGATTAAAAGGAGGAGCTCGTCTGATAAAACCATATAGAGTTACTGATAATTTTGTTTTAATCCCATCATTTGGTGCAAGTATTTATTCATCTAATTATGTTGATTATTACTTTGGAATAGACAGCAATGAAGTAAAAGATAAGATTACTGATACTTATTCACCAGATACTGCTTATTCTCTTGGGCTTAGCTTAGCTGCTGAATATTATTTGAATGATAAGATCACTCTTTTAGCTTTCTTATCTGCTGACAGATTCTCATCAGATATTGGAGATTCTCCTATTGTTGACAGCAACAAGCTTATAATGGTTGGAGCTGGAGTAAAATATTCATTCTAA
- a CDS encoding GGDEF domain-containing protein has protein sequence MEELLNELNEVIYVVDLESYELLYLNTFTLRLFGYEKFNEIKKQTCYEVFYKADSPCSFCNASRLTLEEYYEWECKNPLLNKYFIVKEKLLEWNGKNTHLVIAVDITQKQSERDRLEQTLDNERIVSNCIKMMHSSVDIDVSIFNTLKVMGKYLNGERTYIFELTDNNTLNNTYEWCAEGVEAEKEMLQDVPVEDLARWISVFNRGSNIIIENVDELKEIDEKEYMTLYSQNIHSLVVIPIMENGVFYGFFGVDNPPAERIQNITNILNILSYFFLEILQRRKLMEKLQKLSYFDTLTGALNRNAFIRDIEKPQRIAKQLGVVFVDVNGLKEVNDNFGHMAGDELIINTFNKIKKVFKNGLKYRTGGDEFIIFCRNETEEVFAKKVVELKTNLQSGNGNIAAVGANWISSTDNINKSIKMAEINMYKDKEKFYNYQAENEKDIMGRKRYLQKLEK, from the coding sequence ATGGAAGAACTATTAAATGAATTAAATGAGGTTATATATGTTGTTGATTTGGAAAGTTATGAACTACTCTATTTAAATACATTTACCTTAAGACTTTTTGGATATGAGAAATTTAATGAGATAAAAAAACAGACATGTTATGAAGTTTTTTATAAAGCAGATTCTCCATGCTCATTTTGCAATGCAAGTCGTCTGACATTGGAAGAATATTATGAATGGGAATGTAAAAATCCTTTATTAAATAAATATTTCATCGTTAAGGAAAAACTATTAGAATGGAATGGCAAAAATACTCATTTAGTAATAGCTGTAGATATTACACAGAAGCAAAGTGAAAGAGATAGATTAGAACAAACATTAGATAATGAAAGAATAGTATCAAATTGTATAAAGATGATGCATTCATCAGTTGATATTGATGTTTCTATTTTTAATACCCTTAAAGTAATGGGAAAATATTTGAATGGTGAGCGTACATATATATTTGAGCTGACTGATAATAATACTTTAAATAATACATATGAATGGTGTGCTGAGGGAGTAGAGGCAGAAAAAGAAATGCTGCAGGATGTACCTGTTGAAGATTTGGCTAGATGGATAAGTGTTTTTAATAGAGGTTCAAATATAATAATAGAGAATGTAGATGAACTCAAGGAAATTGATGAAAAAGAATATATGACTCTTTATTCGCAAAATATACATTCTCTAGTAGTTATACCTATAATGGAAAATGGAGTTTTTTATGGATTTTTTGGAGTGGATAATCCTCCTGCTGAGAGAATACAAAATATAACTAATATTTTAAATATTCTATCATACTTCTTTTTAGAGATACTTCAACGTAGGAAGTTAATGGAGAAACTACAGAAATTAAGCTATTTTGATACACTAACTGGTGCTTTGAACAGAAATGCTTTCATAAGAGATATTGAAAAACCACAGAGAATTGCTAAACAACTAGGAGTAGTATTTGTAGATGTAAATGGATTGAAAGAAGTAAATGATAATTTTGGACATATGGCTGGAGATGAGCTTATTATCAACACTTTTAATAAAATAAAAAAAGTATTTAAAAATGGTTTAAAGTATAGAACTGGTGGGGATGAGTTTATTATATTCTGCAGAAATGAAACTGAAGAGGTTTTTGCAAAGAAAGTTGTTGAACTGAAAACAAATTTACAAAGTGGAAATGGAAATATAGCAGCAGTAGGTGCTAACTGGATATCAAGTACTGATAATATAAATAAATCAATAAAGATGGCTGAAATAAATATGTACAAAGATAAAGAGAAATTTTATAATTATCAGGCTGAAAATGAAAAAGATATAATGGGCAGAAAAAGGTATCTTCAAAAATTAGAGAAATAA
- a CDS encoding Cof-type HAD-IIB family hydrolase, whose protein sequence is MKYKAIVCDLDGTLLNSEHTISKYTRDVIKDVTSLGVKFFIATGRHHMDALKFKEMLGLDSYLISSNGARIHDENNDIIFKGDIPKELSNEIFDLNVNEEIHKNIYKGDFWYSEKPLNEAHEYHKESGFTYNVRKFSELKNSEVIKFFYINENEKLIRNLENEINEKFGDRINLTLSLPICLEIMNKGISKGSAITDILLPKFGIKTEEVISFGDGLNDYEMLDVVGEGLLMGNCNPRLKELLPNNRVIGRNDENGVAEYLKKVFL, encoded by the coding sequence ATGAAATATAAGGCCATTGTGTGTGATTTAGATGGAACACTATTGAACTCTGAACATACAATATCTAAATATACTAGAGATGTGATAAAAGATGTAACCAGTCTTGGGGTAAAATTTTTTATTGCTACTGGAAGACATCATATGGATGCTTTAAAATTTAAAGAAATGCTTGGACTTGATTCTTATCTAATCAGTTCAAATGGAGCAAGGATACATGATGAAAATAATGACATTATATTTAAAGGGGATATTCCAAAAGAATTAAGCAATGAGATATTTGACTTAAATGTGAATGAAGAGATTCATAAAAATATATATAAAGGAGATTTCTGGTATTCAGAAAAGCCATTAAATGAGGCTCATGAATATCACAAAGAATCTGGCTTTACATATAATGTAAGAAAATTTTCTGAGTTAAAGAATAGTGAAGTGATAAAGTTTTTCTATATTAATGAAAATGAAAAACTCATAAGAAATCTTGAAAATGAAATTAATGAAAAATTTGGAGATAGAATAAATCTTACTCTTTCCCTTCCAATATGTCTGGAGATAATGAATAAGGGAATTTCTAAAGGAAGTGCAATAACAGATATACTTCTTCCAAAATTTGGGATAAAAACTGAAGAAGTTATATCATTTGGTGATGGATTAAATGACTATGAGATGCTTGATGTAGTGGGGGAAGGGCTTCTTATGGGAAACTGTAATCCAAGATTGAAGGAACTTCTTCCTAATAATAGGGTAATTGGAAGAAATGATGAAAATGGAGTGGCTGAATATTTAAAGAAAGTTTTTCTATAA
- a CDS encoding aminopeptidase, translating to MDQRIEKLAKNLVSHSCRIEKGEKVLIESFGESSKNLVKALIKETYAAGGYPFVTNKDQTILRELLKGCSKEQIEMMAKYELERMKDMDAYIAIRGTDNSTELSDVAADKMKIYSEYFTNPVHLKERVNNTKWVVLRYPNNSMAQLASTSLEAFEDFYFDVCCLDYSKMERAMESLSILLNKTDKVRIKGNGTDISFSIENIPNVKCYGLRNIPDGEVYTAPIKDSVNGIISYNTPSNYQGFTFENVTFEFKDGKIIKATSNDNEKINQILDTDEGARYIGEFAIGVNPYVLKPMKDTLFDEKIAGSIHFTPGQAYKAADNGNKSSIHWDLVLIQREEWGGGEIWFDDVLIRKDGIFVIDELKVLNPENLK from the coding sequence GTGGATCAAAGAATTGAAAAACTAGCAAAAAATCTTGTCAGCCATTCTTGCAGAATAGAAAAGGGTGAGAAAGTTTTGATAGAATCTTTTGGAGAATCTTCTAAAAATCTGGTAAAGGCTCTAATAAAGGAAACTTATGCAGCTGGAGGATATCCATTTGTAACAAATAAAGATCAAACTATATTGAGAGAATTATTAAAGGGATGCAGTAAAGAACAAATAGAGATGATGGCTAAGTATGAGCTTGAAAGAATGAAGGATATGGACGCTTACATTGCTATCAGAGGAACAGACAACTCTACTGAATTATCAGATGTAGCTGCTGATAAAATGAAAATATATTCAGAATATTTTACTAACCCTGTTCATTTAAAAGAAAGAGTTAATAACACTAAATGGGTAGTTCTTAGATATCCAAATAATTCTATGGCTCAGCTTGCAAGCACATCACTTGAGGCATTTGAAGATTTCTATTTTGATGTATGCTGTCTTGATTATTCTAAAATGGAAAGAGCTATGGAATCTTTATCAATACTTTTAAATAAGACTGATAAAGTAAGAATAAAAGGAAATGGTACTGATATATCCTTTTCTATCGAAAATATTCCAAATGTAAAATGTTATGGACTTAGAAACATTCCTGATGGAGAAGTATATACTGCCCCTATTAAAGATAGTGTAAATGGAATTATTTCATATAATACTCCATCTAATTATCAAGGATTTACTTTTGAAAATGTAACTTTTGAATTCAAAGATGGGAAAATCATAAAAGCTACAAGCAATGACAATGAAAAAATCAATCAGATTTTAGATACTGATGAAGGTGCAAGATATATTGGAGAATTTGCTATTGGAGTTAATCCATATGTTTTAAAACCTATGAAAGATACTCTTTTTGATGAAAAAATAGCTGGAAGTATCCACTTCACACCTGGACAGGCATATAAAGCTGCTGATAACGGTAATAAATCAAGCATTCACTGGGATCTTGTTTTAATTCAAAGAGAAGAATGGGGTGGAGGAGAAATCTGGTTTGATGATGTTCTTATAAGAAAAGATGGTATCTTCGTTATTGATGAATTAAAAGTATTAAACCCAGAAAACTTAAAATAA
- a CDS encoding M48 family metalloprotease has translation MGGKGNTIKEKVYGKLLKEKGQESHHYIKLEEKTIDENGEIIEKDLNEKANRVQALVDSFAADLKYEGETPRILIGDLPPGVEAFASQENNTIAIDRNILTSADSNKILSILAHELGHFNGYDSGTESTALRVENAVSGAVSKKESTADYEAYFKNMYEGKDISGNEAQKIIDGIPEENKEKIGGGLSFSITNTFGASAGVGITLYTTYDSENRKFKFFTTLDKSINIGTPTFSGSVGLVIFPKAVSSKDIEGKSSVIGGGVSYYGLDVYNPNLNENEKSGIKFSIGLAPSFPFPGEIHTGTINESTVIGGVDEVYLIEVENGIIKSIDKNLNLKGVNYWKSR, from the coding sequence GTGGGAGGAAAAGGAAATACTATAAAGGAAAAAGTTTATGGAAAGTTATTAAAAGAAAAAGGGCAAGAAAGTCATCATTATATAAAACTAGAAGAAAAAACTATAGATGAGAATGGAGAAATAATAGAAAAAGATTTAAATGAAAAAGCTAATAGAGTTCAAGCGTTAGTAGATTCATTTGCAGCTGATCTAAAATATGAAGGAGAAACTCCAAGAATACTTATAGGAGATCTTCCACCAGGAGTAGAAGCTTTTGCATCACAAGAAAATAATACAATAGCAATAGATAGAAACATATTGACTTCAGCAGATTCTAACAAAATATTGAGTATATTAGCTCATGAACTGGGACACTTTAATGGTTATGATAGTGGAACAGAAAGTACAGCTTTAAGAGTAGAAAATGCAGTATCAGGAGCAGTAAGCAAAAAAGAATCTACAGCAGATTATGAAGCATATTTCAAAAATATGTATGAAGGAAAAGATATAAGTGGAAATGAAGCACAGAAAATAATAGATGGTATTCCTGAAGAAAATAAAGAGAAAATAGGTGGAGGACTTTCATTTTCAATAACTAATACCTTTGGAGCTTCTGCAGGAGTTGGGATAACTCTTTATACAACTTATGATTCTGAAAATAGAAAATTTAAATTTTTTACAACATTAGATAAAAGTATTAATATAGGTACTCCAACATTTAGCGGATCTGTAGGTTTGGTTATTTTTCCAAAAGCAGTATCATCAAAAGATATAGAGGGAAAATCTAGTGTAATAGGTGGAGGAGTTAGTTATTATGGATTAGATGTGTATAACCCTAATCTAAATGAGAATGAAAAAAGTGGTATAAAATTCTCTATAGGTTTAGCTCCTAGTTTTCCTTTTCCAGGAGAAATTCATACTGGAACTATAAATGAAAGTACAGTTATTGGAGGAGTAGATGAAGTTTATTTGATAGAGGTAGAAAATGGAATTATAAAATCTATAGATAAAAATTTAAATTTAAAAGGAGTTAATTATTGGAAATCAAGATAA
- the traT gene encoding complement resistance protein TraT yields the protein MKKYFLLTMVLIILLLSGCSSLETAIKKRNLATETKLSETIWLNPENITDKTVFIQVKNTSTSNLDIESEIKNTLIGKGYKIVSAPKNANYWLQVNILQLSKMDLKESQAALSGVAGAGIGAAIGGYNTGSVNTAIGWGLVGGAIGILSDALVEDAYYTMITDILISEKSGTKVNNLSINATTQGTQGRNIYATEGTGNMNKYQTRVVSTANKVNLELPDAEPQLKNELIKTISNIF from the coding sequence ATGAAAAAATATTTTTTATTAACTATGGTTCTTATTATATTACTATTATCTGGATGCAGTTCTTTAGAAACTGCTATCAAAAAAAGAAATTTAGCCACTGAAACAAAACTTTCTGAAACAATATGGCTAAACCCAGAAAACATAACAGACAAAACAGTCTTTATACAAGTGAAAAACACTTCAACAAGCAATTTGGATATAGAAAGCGAAATTAAAAATACCTTAATAGGAAAAGGATATAAAATAGTTTCAGCTCCTAAAAATGCTAATTACTGGTTGCAGGTTAATATATTGCAGCTTAGCAAAATGGATTTAAAAGAATCTCAAGCTGCTTTAAGTGGTGTAGCTGGTGCAGGAATAGGTGCTGCTATTGGTGGATATAATACTGGTTCAGTTAATACTGCTATTGGCTGGGGGCTTGTGGGAGGAGCTATTGGAATTCTTTCAGATGCTCTTGTGGAAGATGCTTATTATACAATGATAACTGATATTTTAATCAGTGAGAAATCTGGTACTAAAGTAAATAATCTTTCTATAAATGCAACTACTCAAGGAACACAAGGAAGAAATATATATGCTACTGAAGGTACTGGAAACATGAATAAATATCAAACTAGAGTTGTGAGTACAGCTAATAAAGTAAATCTTGAACTGCCAGATGCTGAACCACAATTAAAAAATGAACTTATAAAAACAATAAGCAATATATTTTAA
- a CDS encoding M48 family metalloprotease, with the protein MIEIHNIKLEEKTVDENGNIIEKDLNEKANRVQALVDSFAADLKYEGETPRILIGDLPPGVEAFASPENNTIAIDRKVLALADANKVLTLVGHELGHFNSYDAKTESTAKRVEDAIQGTKNKGKYTEKLEKEFQEKYAGRDISGSEAQKVIDGIPEKNKENSTYGFNVGVGAGLLAKIGLGGSYYTTIDYKNNKVTVFSTADGSLEFTTPNSGISMGFSIYPNVTDPNVLEGRAQNIGVGFPIPRFEELGVGVDLIYTVEGKWIGAKFSIGPSVLSHDAHGGFTSGAKIIKRQEYTISEYYKKVKPRGGRNKW; encoded by the coding sequence ATTATTGAAATACATAATATAAAACTAGAAGAAAAAACTGTAGATGAAAATGGAAATATAATAGAAAAAGATTTAAATGAAAAAGCTAATAGAGTTCAAGCATTAGTAGACTCATTTGCAGCTGATCTAAAATATGAAGGAGAAACTCCAAGAATACTTATAGGAGATCTTCCACCAGGAGTAGAAGCTTTTGCATCACCTGAGAATAATACAATAGCAATAGATAGAAAAGTGCTGGCGTTAGCAGATGCAAATAAAGTTCTGACTTTGGTAGGGCATGAACTTGGACATTTTAATAGTTATGATGCAAAAACAGAAAGCACAGCTAAAAGAGTGGAAGATGCAATTCAAGGAACAAAAAACAAAGGTAAATACACAGAAAAACTAGAAAAAGAATTCCAAGAAAAATATGCAGGAAGAGATATAAGTGGAAGTGAAGCTCAAAAGGTAATAGATGGTATTCCTGAGAAAAATAAGGAAAACTCAACATATGGTTTTAATGTAGGAGTTGGAGCTGGACTTTTAGCAAAAATTGGGTTAGGAGGATCTTATTATACAACAATTGATTATAAGAATAATAAAGTAACTGTTTTTTCTACTGCTGATGGGTCATTAGAGTTCACTACTCCTAATTCAGGAATAAGTATGGGATTTTCTATTTATCCAAATGTGACAGACCCAAATGTATTAGAAGGACGAGCACAAAATATCGGTGTAGGATTCCCAATTCCTAGATTTGAAGAGTTAGGAGTAGGGGTTGACTTAATTTATACTGTAGAAGGAAAATGGATAGGAGCTAAATTTTCTATAGGTCCTTCTGTACTATCACATGATGCTCATGGAGGATTTACAAGTGGGGCTAAAATAATAAAAAGACAAGAGTATACAATTTCTGAATATTATAAAAAAGTAAAGCCAAGGGGTGGGAGAAATAAATGGTAG
- a CDS encoding TDT family transporter, protein MKKVIHKFRDLPVALTGLALGISGISGALGTFLGDIPIYIGDLISFFLVIIIFVKDCLHFDQLKNELSHPTLGSFIPTMDMTLMVLAGFIVNYYLILGRVLWLIAITVHIAFCFIFFYHRAKNFDLNHLIPSWFIPPVGIVVACVSGANMNFPNLNHVIFYIGFILYLIMLPIMMYRIIFIEPIDDGRLPTFAIMAAPPSLCLAGYLTVFNNPSEIIIYILLPLAIFMTILVYVSFFRILKISFNPSYASFTFPLAIGATAVLKYSNYLYALNSKNYTLWHNIGLFLSIAASVIIAIVFIKMIHYIKKFIIYAA, encoded by the coding sequence ATGAAAAAAGTGATTCACAAATTTAGGGATCTGCCTGTAGCACTTACTGGACTTGCACTTGGGATCTCAGGTATATCTGGTGCACTTGGCACGTTTCTTGGAGATATTCCTATTTATATAGGAGATTTGATATCTTTTTTTCTTGTAATAATTATTTTTGTCAAAGACTGTCTGCATTTTGATCAACTGAAAAATGAATTAAGTCATCCTACACTGGGAAGTTTTATTCCTACTATGGATATGACTTTGATGGTATTGGCAGGATTTATTGTTAATTATTATCTGATTTTAGGGAGAGTTTTGTGGTTAATTGCAATAACAGTTCATATAGCATTCTGTTTTATATTCTTCTATCACAGAGCAAAGAATTTTGACTTGAATCATCTTATTCCTAGTTGGTTTATTCCCCCAGTTGGAATAGTTGTAGCTTGTGTTTCAGGAGCTAATATGAATTTTCCAAATCTTAACCATGTGATTTTCTATATTGGCTTTATCTTATATTTAATTATGCTCCCTATAATGATGTACAGAATAATTTTTATAGAGCCAATAGATGATGGAAGACTTCCAACTTTTGCAATTATGGCAGCTCCACCTAGTCTATGTCTAGCTGGATACCTTACAGTATTCAATAATCCTTCTGAAATTATAATATATATACTTTTACCCCTTGCAATATTTATGACTATTCTTGTATATGTATCTTTTTTCAGAATATTAAAGATTTCATTTAATCCAAGCTATGCTTCATTTACATTTCCACTGGCAATAGGAGCAACTGCTGTATTAAAATATTCAAATTATCTTTATGCTTTAAACAGTAAAAATTATACTCTGTGGCATAACATTGGATTATTTTTATCTATAGCTGCTTCTGTAATAATTGCCATTGTATTTATTAAAATGATTCACTATATTAAAAAGTTTATAATCTATGCAGCATAA
- a CDS encoding CPBP family intramembrane glutamic endopeptidase — translation MGKEWGIKDILIALLGEGLLFGALILSVVIRDSKPLVIYPMEVRNIFMGILYISFAICGLLVICEGLLKINFRDCRILPIKIKTLWIVIAFVMPLLVSGILLCFPGKWLNIEFSLSDTITTLSFTLMFFGISAPIVEEMIFRGMMLTVFEKKWNKGIAILFSSLLFGAGHLIGQRMGIRDFLLMTLSAGLIGAILAIVTFITESIWSSVIIHMVWNIIIMGQIVSIGGVRPLYSRYNYTFNSDSVLLTGGTFGIESSLPAIVVNIIFLIIVWKLWKKEEIK, via the coding sequence ATGGGAAAAGAATGGGGAATAAAAGATATATTGATTGCATTATTGGGGGAGGGGTTGTTATTTGGTGCACTTATTTTATCTGTTGTAATAAGAGATAGCAAACCTCTTGTGATATATCCAATGGAAGTAAGAAATATATTTATGGGTATATTGTATATAAGTTTTGCTATATGTGGATTATTAGTTATTTGTGAAGGGTTATTAAAAATTAACTTTAGAGATTGTCGAATATTACCAATAAAAATAAAAACTTTATGGATAGTTATTGCATTTGTTATGCCTTTGCTTGTAAGTGGTATATTATTATGCTTTCCTGGGAAATGGTTAAATATAGAGTTTAGCCTATCAGATACAATAACTACCCTATCATTTACATTGATGTTCTTTGGTATATCAGCACCTATAGTTGAAGAAATGATATTTAGAGGAATGATGCTTACAGTTTTTGAAAAAAAGTGGAATAAAGGAATAGCAATATTGTTTTCTTCACTTTTGTTCGGAGCGGGGCATCTTATTGGGCAGAGAATGGGGATAAGAGATTTTCTTCTCATGACATTATCAGCAGGCTTGATTGGAGCAATCTTAGCAATAGTCACATTTATAACAGAAAGTATATGGTCAAGTGTAATTATACATATGGTATGGAATATAATAATTATGGGTCAAATAGTTAGTATAGGAGGAGTAAGACCACTATACAGTAGATATAATTATACTTTTAATTCTGATTCAGTTTTACTAACAGGAGGAACTTTTGGAATAGAATCATCTCTACCAGCAATAGTAGTAAATATAATATTTTTAATTATAGTATGGAAGTTGTGGAAAAAAGAAGAGATAAAATGA
- a CDS encoding polysaccharide deacetylase family protein, whose translation MNILMALSQLEVTGAEVYGVTLSDELIKRGNNVIIVSDTLTKESKAKYIKLEFNKRGIGERINQVKTLLKIIKENDIHVVHAHSRASSWSSEIACKIAGIPLITSTHGRQPVHLSRKIFKAFGDLTIPVCENIERHLINELGISPEKAVVLRNPINTAEYPFIPQKNVGDKKILSIIGRLSGPKGEVAYKLLEILSHVNNLEIRLIGGKDIPEKFQKFFDYENIKFMGYVNDVPKKIKESDIVVGAGRVAVEGILSGKPVIAIGEAKYIGLVTKDNLTEALASNFGDIEFNNSENFNWNRVKEDIHSAINLNEEELLELRKNIADEFDLNIITDKIEKIYAKAYVLKRKYDIPVIMYHKVVNDESEGGVHGTYITAEKFDKHMKYLKENNYEPITFKELLKLNYRNRFNNGKKYIILTFDDGYEDNYKIAFPILKKYQFKCIIYLVSHLNYNKWDVEVPENPEKEFALMSWDMIKEMQEYGIEFGGHTMTHQKLAHIPFEQAKEEITKSTEFLEEKLGEKLVCFAYPYGDLNEEVKEFVRECGYSFAVATDSGDLSFSEDLFQIRRIGIFPTNNMLSFKRKVHGNYNFIKLRREQKSSKS comes from the coding sequence ATGAATATTCTTATGGCACTTTCTCAGCTAGAGGTAACTGGAGCAGAGGTTTATGGAGTTACTCTTAGTGATGAACTTATCAAAAGAGGAAACAATGTAATTATAGTTTCAGATACTCTCACAAAAGAAAGTAAAGCTAAATATATAAAATTAGAATTTAATAAAAGAGGAATTGGAGAACGTATAAACCAAGTTAAAACTCTTTTGAAAATAATAAAAGAAAATGATATCCATGTAGTTCATGCCCACTCAAGAGCTTCTTCATGGAGTTCAGAAATAGCATGTAAAATTGCTGGAATACCTCTTATTACATCTACACATGGAAGACAGCCAGTACATTTGAGCAGAAAAATATTTAAAGCATTTGGAGATTTAACTATCCCTGTATGTGAAAACATTGAAAGGCATTTGATAAATGAACTAGGAATTTCTCCTGAAAAAGCTGTGGTACTGAGAAATCCTATTAATACTGCTGAATATCCTTTTATTCCTCAAAAGAATGTTGGAGATAAAAAAATTCTTTCTATAATTGGAAGGCTTTCTGGGCCTAAGGGAGAAGTGGCTTACAAATTACTGGAAATACTTTCTCATGTTAATAATTTAGAGATAAGATTAATTGGAGGGAAAGATATTCCTGAAAAATTTCAAAAATTCTTTGATTATGAAAATATAAAATTCATGGGATATGTAAATGATGTTCCTAAAAAAATAAAAGAATCTGATATTGTTGTAGGAGCAGGAAGAGTTGCTGTTGAAGGAATACTCTCTGGAAAACCTGTAATAGCCATTGGCGAAGCAAAATATATTGGTCTTGTCACTAAAGATAATCTCACTGAAGCTCTTGCTTCAAATTTTGGTGACATAGAATTTAATAATTCTGAAAATTTTAATTGGAATCGGGTAAAAGAAGATATTCATTCTGCCATTAATCTTAATGAAGAGGAGTTACTTGAACTGAGAAAAAATATAGCAGATGAATTTGATCTCAATATAATTACTGATAAAATCGAAAAAATATATGCCAAAGCATATGTTCTTAAAAGAAAGTACGATATTCCTGTGATAATGTATCATAAAGTCGTCAATGATGAAAGCGAGGGAGGAGTTCATGGAACTTATATCACTGCTGAAAAATTTGACAAACATATGAAATATCTTAAAGAAAATAATTATGAACCTATAACTTTTAAAGAACTTTTAAAGCTAAACTATAGAAATAGATTCAATAATGGTAAAAAATATATAATACTTACTTTTGATGATGGGTATGAAGATAATTATAAAATTGCATTTCCTATCTTGAAAAAATATCAATTTAAGTGTATTATATACTTAGTATCACACTTGAATTATAATAAATGGGATGTAGAAGTTCCTGAAAACCCTGAAAAAGAGTTCGCTCTTATGAGTTGGGATATGATAAAGGAAATGCAGGAGTATGGAATAGAATTTGGAGGGCATACTATGACCCACCAGAAACTTGCTCATATACCATTTGAGCAGGCAAAAGAGGAGATAACTAAATCTACTGAGTTCTTAGAAGAAAAATTAGGAGAAAAACTTGTATGTTTTGCTTATCCTTATGGAGATCTTAATGAAGAAGTTAAAGAATTCGTCAGAGAATGTGGATACTCCTTTGCTGTAGCAACTGATTCAGGGGATTTATCTTTTTCAGAAGATCTGTTTCAGATTAGAAGAATTGGTATATTCCCAACGAACAATATGCTTAGTTTCAAGAGAAAGGTACATGGAAATTATAATTTTATTAAACTTAGAAGAGAACAGAAATCATCTAAGTCGTAA